The stretch of DNA TAAACGCGTCATGAACGCACCCCCTGTATCATCATTATGGATATCGCCTCGATGATCGGCATCGGTGGCATTGATCGGTCGCAAGACTTCCGACATGAGTAACGTCGATGAAGTCCCATCCACAAAGTCTTTCATCCGGCTGGAGCGTGGGGATTCCGTTTGAGCCCCCGCCCCGCCATTAAATCCGAAAGGTGCCTTACCTGTGGCAATGGTATTGCTACCATTGGGCATCGAAAAATTACCAAAATTGACGACATAGTTCCCACGAGTCCGCCAGTAGGTATCTCCCTGGAAAAGCTGTGCTCCAGGGTCACTGGGGCAGTAGTACAGCGGGATCGTTCTCGCCAACACACCCGATAAACTACTTTGCACAATATTGGGTGACTCGAAAAACGCACGACTCATATCGTACTGTGCATAAAGCGGTGCCTGGTCGATGTAAGGCCATAAACTGACCACCCAGGTGTGTCGCCTATTGCTCGTCGCTGCGAAGGGGAGCCGGGTGTAAGTGTCGTGATAATTGTGCATCGCCAATCCCCACTGCTTGAGGGTATTGCGACACTGTGTGCGACGGGCCGCTTCCCGCGCCTGCTGCACCGCCGGCAATAACAGGGCAATCAGTATGGCAATAATGGCAATGACAACCAGCAATTCGATAAGTGTAAACCCTCGACGGGGTGACGACATTGTTTCGCGGGACATAGAGCCCTCCTGAAATCGACTCATGCTTGGGAAAGAGAAGTGCAAAAATGAAGTGACTTGCTCAAGACCCGTCACGGAGAAATTCCGCCAGAATGGGATTGAAAAGAAACCCCAATGGATCAGTTTCTTTCGGGAAATGTCCACTAACTGCCAGAATGGCAATGACTTGCGAAATGATTCAGCTTTTCTGATCAACCCAAATGCTGTTGATATGTTGACAGTTCAATATGCAGCCGACGCCCCGATTTTGCAAGTTGTAATTTCTCTTGGAAAGCCTTTTGTGACGAGGCGCAAAAGACTCAACTCAAAGACAATGAATCACAACATTTTATTTTTATGTGTTGATTTGACGACATTTTTGAGCAAATTTGAGTCGATTCACTCTCTGGTATTGATTTTTCCCGATGTGTTCCGGAGTCTGGAGACACTTAAGCGCTGCTGTGGTGTTCACTACGCATTCCCTTCCGGTTCCTCTCTGAAGTCAAGCCACGAAAGGCCTCCCATGAAAACCAGGCAACAGGCCGGTTTTACGTTGATTGAGTTGCTGGTGGTTATTGCCATCATCGCAATTCTGATTGCGCTGCTGCTCCCCGCTGTGCAGCAGGCACGAGAAGCGGCCCGCAGAACCCAATGCCGGAATAATCTGAAGCAATTGGGGATCGCCATGCACAACTATCACGACACCCACAATACTTTCCCTTTCGGGAGTATGGCGCAGAGTTTGAATACGGCAGGAGCCGGCGGCCCAGGGGCTATGTCCTGGATGCCCATGATTCTTCCGTACATGGATCAGGCACCACTTTACAACCAGCTCACTCCGTGGATGATCGCCAAGAATTCGGCCAACTGGCCGAGTGCCTTGATGAACACCATCATTCCCGGCCTGTCATGCCCTTCCGATCCCAACTCACCCAAAGAGACTTCGGTCCATGGTGTGGAAGCCACTCCGG from Planctopirus ephydatiae encodes:
- a CDS encoding DUF1559 domain-containing protein; the protein is MSRETMSSPRRGFTLIELLVVIAIIAILIALLLPAVQQAREAARRTQCRNTLKQWGLAMHNYHDTYTRLPFAATSNRRHTWVVSLWPYIDQAPLYAQYDMSRAFFESPNIVQSSLSGVLARTIPLYYCPSDPGAQLFQGDTYWRTRGNYVVNFGNFSMPNGSNTIATGKAPFGFNGGAGAQTESPRSSRMKDFVDGTSSTLLMSEVLRPINATDADHRGDIHNDDTGGAFMTRLTPNSSASDIVFSPWCVDNPAARLPCTTGNVSMGSRSRHTGGVHQLLADGSVRFTSENIDLNLYRAMGTMAGEDVASLD